The DNA sequence CTGGGGAAATCCTGGGCTGACGCTGGGGTGAAAATGCCCGCTGACCTGCACATATGACACAGCCCCCGGCGTGGTGCCGGGGGCTGTTCGTTTGGGTTTGATCAGGCGACCTCGGCCCGCTCGGTGGGGTCGTCCGCGCCGGGGGTCAGCATCGTTGCGATGGCCGCCCTGCCGCGCTGCTCGGCCCCCTCGAAGATGTAGTGGTAGTGCTGCCGCAGCACGTCCGTGCTGCTGTGGCCCATCCAGTCCGCCACGTCGTTCTCAGGGACGCCCGCGTAGAGCAGTCGAGACCCGTAGTAGTGCCGGAGGGCGTGGGGCTTGCAGTACGGCACCTCGCCTTTGGTGAGCGCTGTCAGCCAGATCTTCGGGTAGAAGTACGACGCGTACACCGTGAGAGGGACAGTAGGAAAGTGGGCAGTCCGGCAGGGCCGATGTTGCACGACGTTGTACGTCTTCACGCCCCGGTAGCGTCGAGGGCCCTTCTGATCAGGGTTTTGGCTTGTGAGCCGTACGCAGCGGCTCGTCCCAACTGAGTGAACGCGCTGAGGTACGCGCCGACCTCGGCTCGGTTCGTCACCCGGACCATGGCCGTCAGGGTCTCTACCTGAACTTCCCGATCATCGAACGCGTAGAAGGACTCAAGGGGCCATACCGGGCGGTGCGACATGTGGGGGATGATCCCGAAAGCCAGGTTGGGGCGTCCGATGACGGACAGGAAGTGTTCCAGTTGCTCCGCATGCTGCGGGCGGTCGGTCATCGGCATGTACAGGGCCGACTCTTCGATGAGAACGGATACTTGATTGCTCCGGAGAGTGGCGTCCGAGCGTTCCAGTCGCGCCTGTACGGCGTCCTCAACGTCGTCGGGAAGGCTCCTGAAGCGACGGATCGTACGGAGGATGCCCCGGGCGTACGCCTCCGTCTGGAGCATGCCGGGGAGGACCCCGCAGCTGTACACACGGAAGGAACGTGTCTCCTGGTAGATGCCGTTGCGCTGAGCCTTGCTGAGGCCGCCCTTCAGGTACTGGGTCCACTGGACGTACAGGGTCTTGGCCGTGCGGGTGGTATCGATCAGCGCGTCGGCTTCTTCGGGCCTTCCGCATGCTGTGCACCATGCGCGGATGTCGGCGGGCTTCGGGATCGTCTTCCGGTTGATGATCCGGTGGGTCTTGGAGCGGTCCCAGCCGCAGAGAGCGGCCAGCCGGGCCCCCGATAGATCGGCGTCTTCCATCATGCGGGTGAGCCGGTCGGCAACTGCCTTATGGGCCTCGTCGGCCGTCGACAGAGGTGAGGTCATGGACTGGCCGCTGTTCTGTTAGACGTTGTACTTGTCGTGCGGGACAGCTCGCTCCCAAACTGCCTCGAACATGTCAGCACATCGCGCTGCCACGGCCGCGTCTTCCGTGAAGTCCGTGTGCATCCAACGGCCGTCACCGTCGAAGACGTTGAACTGGACCAGTTTGCCGTCGAAAAGCCAGAAGTCGTTCCCCGGCAGCAGCAGGTCGGATGCCTGCCTACGGGGCAGCCATCGGACTTCCTCCCCGCAAGCGACGTTGCCGTAGGTGACGTAGTGCTCCCACTTGATGTAGTCCGAGACAGGCTCACCGACCACCCGCGCCCGGCGCACCGCTACACCTCGGGCGGTCACGTCCTGGATGAGGCCGTGCCAGTCATCGCGCCACCACGACGAACGGTCGTCCCAGTTCTTCCGCTCCCCTGCCAGCCAGGCGTCGAAGGCAGGGTGTTCCCCGGGGACGGCGTATGCGTCGCGGGTCTCAAGGTGCACTGCTGAGCGCTCACACTGCCGAAGCAGATTGGCGAACTCAGCCAGACTCTGCGACACGGATAGCCTCCTTGAGAAGCGGGATCATCCTCGGTTCCAGGACGATCAGCGTCTCATCCTCGGCTCGCGGCGAGTCAGCCACCGTCCGAGCCTGAACGTCGTCCCCCGCTCGCCGCCCCTGCATGAGTAGCCGCCGGTCGTCATCCACCCAAACCGCCGGGCACCCGTTCACGTCGGACTCGGGGTCTTTGCCGATGAAGGTGTAACCCATGGTGCGCCCTCCTACTACGACTGTTGCGCTGCGTTGCAGGCTGTTACACGACCCTCATCCTTTGGAGCGGCCGGGTCAAGAGGGCAGTGGCCGGGCCTGCGCGCGCAACGCGGGGCGTCCACGCCACCGCAGTCCCCTGACCAGGGGACTAACCCTCGTGATCATGGGGAAATCCTCGGGGAGGCCCCCTGTAAGGGGATGTTCTCGCAGGTCAGAGCCGTATGACCGGTAAAGCACGCAGATCTACGAGGGCACGAACCAGGTCCAGCGCATCGTGATGGCGCGCAACCTGCCGTAACGGTGGCACGCACGCCCCCGCCGGAGCCGGCGGGGGCGCCGCGGGAACTCACCCCCCGCCGACCCCGGCCTGGGCCTTGACCGTCTCCACGGCGTCGGCGGTGAGCCAGCGCAAAGGGACCACGGTCCACCGGTCGCGCTTGCGCATGACCACGGCCTTGCCGTCCCTGGTGCGCCCGACGTGGACGAAGCCGTGGTCCCGGCGCAGATCCCGCGCCAGGTTCTCGCCGTGGATCACGGGCGCTGCTTCCCTTCGCGGTCCTCGTCGTCGGCCAGGCTGCTGTGGACGTTCCCGTTCTGGGAGACACGGGTGTCCGGGCGGGGTGCGCCGGCCGCACGTCGGAAGGACACCCGCTCAGGCGCCGCGCCCGCGCACGCGTCGCTCGGAATGCGCGTACACCAGCGCGTCGACGAGCCTGCGCGCGGTCGCGGCGGGCACGGTACCCAGATACACGTACGGCTCGCCGGACATCGAGGCGCGGCCCAGGAGATCCGGCCAGGCGTCGCGGTCGCCCACGGTGATGCCCATGTCCGCGAGGACGCGTTCCAGCATGAGGACGGTGTCGTCGGCTTTCTTCCTGGCCGCCATGTAGGCGTCGGACGAAGCGGGGACGGGTTCGTTTCTCCAGGTCATGGGGCATAGCGTGAAGGCGCCGCCGGCGCCGTTTCCAGTGGGATTCCCGAACCGGATTAAAGATCACGGAGCAGTGATTCCACGCGTGCCGCGAGCAGGTCGCGGGCGTTCTCTCCGAACACCGCGTGCTCCGTGAACCACGCGAAGATCTCCCGGTACTGGTCCACGTCCCGGGCGTCCTGGAACACCAGCCGCCCGGTAAAGGTCTCGGCCGTAGCCAGCGTCTCGTCATAGAGGGTGAAGGTGTTGAGCGGGCCGCGCGGGATGACGTGCTCGTATGGGACCACTCCGAGAGTGATGTTGGGCAATCGGGAGAGTGACGCGAGGCGGTCGAGCTGGACCGCCATCTCCGGCTTGGGGAGCAGGGGCCAGGCCACGGCCTGTTCGGTCAGCAGGAAGACGAACGACTTCGATGCGTCGTAGAGGACGTGTTGACGCTCGATCTTTCCGGCGATGGTTTTCGAGACGTCACCCGGGCAGTGGGAAAGGCTCGCCCTGATGTACTCGGGAGTCGCCAGCAACCCCGTGATCATGGCCGGCAGGAAATACCGCAGCTCGCGGGCGTCCGCTTCCAGCGCCGCCAGCTCCGCCTGCCGCTTCTCCAGTCCCCGGCGCCACGACGAGCGCGTGTCCTGCCACTCCGTGTGGGCCATCCGGGCCAGGGCCGTGATCTCCCGTACCAGCTCAGCCGGCGCGTCGACGGTCCGCAGGATGCGCTGGACGTCGACGAGGGACGGCGTCACCCGGCCCGTCTCGATCTTGCTGATCTTGGACTGGCTCATGGCGCAACGACGGGCGAGCCGGTCTCCCGAGAGACCGGCTCGCTTGCGCAACTGCCGAAGGCTCTCCGCCAGATCGGACTTCGACCGGCCGAGCCGTTCGGGCTCGAATGTCACCCGTGCTCTTCCGCGTATTGCCGGAAAGGCACCGACGCGGCGAGCGCGATCCGTTTCCAGCGCCGGTAGGGCTCCGGGTCCCCGTGGTAGACGAACCGGCCGATCTGCGTTCCGTCCGGCCGGTAATCCAGATGCACGACGGTGGCCTCGTCGAACATCCACCAGTCCCGGCCGGACAGGCGCAGACCGTGGTCGTCATCCGTGACATCGAGAACCCGGATCTCCTCACCGGCCGCGATGTTCCCCGGAATTCCCCACGCGAACTGATAGCGCTGGTAATCGGTCAACGGCCGGCGCACCACCCGGACGCGTCCGATACGTCGGCCCTCCGAGCGGTATTCCTGGACCCGGGCGTGCCAGGCGGCATTGTGGTCGTCCGGTTTCGGCTCTCCGCGCAGGAAGCGCGCCAGGCTGTCCCGTTCACCGGGCATCGTGTAGACGGGCTGCGCCTCGAACCTCCAAGCGTCCTTCTCGAAGGCGTCGAAAAGGGCACGCCATTCACCAGCCGAGAGCATGAACCGCCTCCCGCGGTACGGATTCGGGGATCTCCACCAGCGCCTCCCTGTCCGGCGCGGCGAAGCCGCGGTAGACGTCTCCCTGGAAGACGAACGTCCCCTGGGCGGTGGCGTAGACGTTGGGACAGTCGTCGTTGTCGCAGGGCGGCCCGCCGGATCGGCCGGTGAGCCGGGTGAGGTGCTCTTCGCCTGACATGGCGCCCCCTCCGCGACCGGTCTTGTCCGGCCGCGCCCCGACCCTAGAGGCGGCCGCGGAGGGCCGTCCACGCCCACCCGGGACTATTCCCGTAGCCGAATAAAGGATCTTGCGGCGCGGCCCGCGTCCTCCCCGGTGGCGCCCCCGCCCCGCACCCCCCACCCTGGACACGACCCCTGGGGGGACCGCCGTGCGCCAGGAGGCGAGCGTCATGCCCGAGGTACGTGAGACGTACGCGCCCGGTACGCCCTGCTGGGTGGATCTGATGGCGCCGGACCAGCGGGCGGCGCTGGACTTCTACCGGGATCTGTTCGGGTGGCAGGGAGAGCCCGGGCCGCCGGAGACCGGCGGGTACGCGGTGTGCACGCTGGACGGGCGGGCCGTGGCGGGCATCGGTCCGGCGATGGCCCAGGAGGGGCAGCCCCCGCCGCCGACCGCGTGGACGACGTACCTGGCGGTGGCGGACACCGACGCCGCCGTGGGAGCGGTCGCGGAGCACAGGGGACGGGTGCTGATGCCCGGGATGGACGTGCTGACGTTCGGCCGGATGGCCGTGGTCGCGGACGCGACGGACGCCGTGTTCGGACTCTGGCAGACCAGGGACTTCTTCGGGTGCGAGGTGGTCAACGAACCCGGCGCGGTGATCTGGAACGAGCTGAACACCTCGGATCCGGAGGCGGCGGGGACGTTCTACCGGGCCGCGTTCGGGATCGAGGCGGCACCGGTGGAGCAGGCGCCCGGCTACTTCGCGCTGAAGGCGGACGGGCGGACGGTCGGCGGGATGCAGGGGCTGGAACGGTTCCCCGAGGGCACGCCGTCGCACTGGCTGACGTACTTCGCCGTGGACGGCACGGATACCACGGTCGACGCGCTCGTCCGGGCGGGCGGCTCGGTACTGGTCCCGCCGTTCGACATGATGGCGGGCCGGATGTCCGTGGTCTCCGACCCGCAGGGCGGCATCTTCGCCGTCATCCAGGGGGCGGAGCCGGCCTGAGCCGCGGCCCCGCCCCCGGCGGGGCCTATCCCACCGTGACCTTCTCGTCCTTCTTGAGCTGCTCGAAGAGCTGCTTCGACTTGACCGGGTCCCACTTCACCGCGACGCCGTCGCCGCGCGTGGCCAGGTTGGCGTTGCCTATCGGCACCGTCATCTGCTTGCCGTCGCCGCCCGTGACACCCTTCATCGCCCAGAACATCGACGTCAGGTCCCACAGCTCCATGTCGTCGTCGACGACCAGGGTGTCGAGGCCGGAGCCGATCACCGGGTAGAGGGTGAACGGGTTGAGCACGGTGGACGGCGAGGCCGCCTGCTTGGCGAGGGTGTTCAGGAACTTCTGCTGGTTGCGCATCCGGCCGAGGTCCTGGTCGGCCTCCTGGTGGCGCTGGCGGACGAAGGCCAGCGACTGCTTGCCGTCCAGCGTCTGGCAGCCGGCCTTGAGGTCGGCGCCCGAGTCACGGTCCTTGATCGGCTTGTCCAGGCACATGTCGACCCCGCCGAGCGAGTCGACCAGGCTGCGGAACCCGCCGAAGCCGATCTCCGCGTAGTGGTCGATGCGCAGCCCGGTGTTGAACTCGATGGTGCGGACGAGCAGTTCGGGACCGCCGTCCGCATACGCCTGGTTGAGCTTGTGGGTGGAGGCGGGGAACCGCTTGCCGGTCTTCTGCCCGGTGAAGGCCGGGATCGTGACGTACGAGTCCCGGGGGAGGCTGAGCATGGTGGTGCCGTTGTCACCGGTATGCAGGATCATCATCGAGTCGGTGCGCTTGCCGTCGGCCGACCCGGTGTGCAGTTCCTTCTTGTCCTCGTCGGACAGTCCCTCCCGGCTGTCCGAGCCGACGATCAGGTAGTTCGTGCCCTCGCCGCCCGGCGGGCGCTCCTCCACCTTCCCGAGGTCGACCTCGCGGCGCAGCTTCGAGTCGGCCCAGAAGTAGGTGCTCACGGAGACCACCAGCACCACGGCGAGGAAGGCGAGCAGACCTATGGTGATCCGCTTGCGCCAGTTCGGCCGGCTCGTCCGGCCGGGCCCGCCGCCGCGCGGCGCGGCCGGGCCGCCGCCGTGCCCGTAGACCTGGCCGGTGTTGTAACCGTCGTCACGGTGGCCACCGGGCGCGCCGGACCGGCCGGGCTGTCCGTACTGCGGCGGCGGTCCGCCCTGGGACGCGCGCGGGCGCCCGCCGTCGCCTCCATACGGGTACCGGCGGTCGTTGTTCCGCACTTCGGGCCACTCACTCATGAGAAGAAGTGTGCCCGCCCGCGCGACTGCTCCGGTCGGGTGGTACCGGACCGGGTCATGGCTGTTGCAGAGCTGACACATGGGCGGCCGGGTACATGCACCCCGCATACAGTGGGGTGCATGACCACTCAGGACCGGGCCCCCGAGTCCGGCGCGGCCGGGATACCCGGCAAGCCGACCTCGGCCTCCCGTACGACGCTGTCCCACATCATGACCGCGAGCGACACGAACCTTCTGGGCACCGTGCACGGCGGGGTGATCATGAAACTGGTGGACGACGTCGCCGGCGCGGTCGCCGGCCGGCACTCAGGCGGCCCCGCCGTGACGGCGTCCATGGACGAGATGGCGTTCCTGGAGCCGGTCCGCGTCGGCGACCTCGTCCACGTCCAGGCCCAGTGCAACTGGACCGGGCGCTCCTCCATGGAGGTCGGCGTCCGCGTCATGGCCGAGCGCTGGAACGAGTCCACGCCCGCTGTGCAGGTCGGCAGCGCCTACCTCGTCTTCGCCGCCGTCGACGAGGAGGGCAAGCCGCGGCCCGTGCCGCCGGTGCTCCCCGAGACGGAGAAGGACCGGCGGCGCTACCAGGAGGCGCAGATCCGGCGCACGCATCGGCTTGCGCGCCGGCGCGCGATCAAGGAGCTGCGGATGAACCGGGCGGCGGAGGGCTTGGAGGACTGAGCGCCGGGCCACCCCTTCGCCGCTTCCTGGGGCTGTTCAGCCTGTCCGGCGTTTGAGGACAACCGCGCGGAGCGCGGTTTCGGGGGTTGCGGGGGCTGGCCCCCGCAAGAAACGGTGAAAGGGCGGGGCTGGGGCACCCCCACCCCTCAGCCGCCGCACACCACCCGGTCCCCGGTGACCACCTCCTGCCGCACGCCCACCGGCCCCTGCCCAGGCAGCGGCTCCGGCCCCCGAACCGCCCGTACGCCCCCGAAACCCGCCCCCAGCGTCACCTGCATCAACGCCCCCTGCCCCGGCACGGCCCGCAGCTCGGCGCCGGGCAGGGCGGCCGCGAGGGAGCGCGCGGAGCGGTCCCACCGCGGGTCGAAGGCGATCACCGTGCGCAGGGCGGTCGGCGGCGGGGCGTCGAGCGGCAGGCCGGTGGTGAGGAAGCCGGCGGCCCGCAGCGCCGCGTCGGTGTCCTGCCCGAGCTCGGGACGGCCGGAGCCGTTGAGGAGCTGGACCCGGATCTGCCCGGGGGCCACTTCGACGGGCGCGGGCCCGGCGCCCGTCGCCGACGCTTCGGCGGGCGAGGCGGGCGAGGCGGGCGAGGCGGGCGAGGCGGGCGAGGCGGGCGAAGCCGAAGCGACCGGAACGCCGGGCGCCGGCGCCGCCGACGGCCCCGGCCCCTTCCCGTCCGCCTCCGCCTCTCCCTCCCCCTCCGGATCCGATTCCACCGGCGTCGGCGCCGGCCCCGCGCCACCCCCCGCCCCCAACGGCCGATCCGCCCGCAACGCCCGGAACAGCGGCGCGGCCGCCCCCTCGTCCCACCGCACGGTCGACCCGATCCCCGGCACCGGGAAGTCGACGGCCGCGATCGGCACCGACGTGAACTCGGTCGCGGCCGGCCGGAGCCCCCGCAGCGTACGGCCCAGCTCGACGAGCTCGGCCGCGTCGAAGCCGCGGTCCGCGCGGACCGCGCCCAGCAGGGCAGTGGCGACCCGGCGGAACACGGGCGGGTCGAGGAGCACCCCGCCGCTCGTCGCCCGCTGGAGCAGGGCGGCGACGAAGCGCTGCTGGCGGCGCATCCGGCCGAGGTCGGCGCTGGCGTCGAGGTGCCGGGAGCGGACGTACTGCAGCGCCTGGCCGCCGTCCAGCGTGCTGGTCCCGGCCGGCAGGTCGAGCCCGCTGTGGTCGTCCCGGAGCGGTTCCTCGGTGCAGACGCGCACCCCGCCGACCAGGTCGACGGTGCGCATGAAGCCGGCGAAGTCGACCTCCAGGTAGTGGTCGATGTGCACGCCGGTGAGCTGCTCGACGGTGCTGACGGTCAGCGCGGGCCCGCCCTCCGCGTACGCGGCGTTGAGCTTCTGCGGATGGGCCGGGCGGAGGGCGCCGGAGGCGTCGGTGCGGGCGGGGAGGACGGTGTAGGTGTCGCGGGGGAGGCTGACGACGGACGCCCGGTCGCGGCCCTCGGAGAGGTGGACGAGCAGCATGGTGTCCGTGCAGTGACAGGGTTCGCCGCCCAGGTGGTAGCGGGTGCGCTCGCCCTCGGTGATGGTGTCGCGGCCGTCGGTGCCGACCACCAGGATGGTGGTGCCGTGGCCGGTGCGGGGGCGGTGGGAGAGGCCGGTGAAGGGGTCGACGCGGCGGATGCCCCGGTCGATGCCGTGCACCACCGCGTGCCCGGCGCCGCCGGCGACGAGGATGACGAGGGCGAGCGCGGTGGCGACGCGCAGTCCCCAGCGGGGCCGGCGCGGGGCGCCGTGCCGGCCCCGGTCCGGGCGGCGGGCGCTGTCCGGCACTGGGTCTGGTACTGGCACTTGGTGACCTCCGCGGCGAGCTGGGGGCACCCCCGGCGCAGCAGGGGGACGGAACCGGGTCACCGTAGGTCAATACGATCAACGGGCCGCGGTTCCACGCCGTCCGGACCCCGTCCGCCACCCGGGCGGCGCGGCTCCGCGTCCCCCGTTCGCGGTAACGTGGCGGCGTTTCCGTCCACCGCGGGGTGAACCCCTGACCCCCGTACCTCCGAGGAACCATGCCAGAGCAGCAGCCGCCCGCAGTTTCCGTGATCATGCCGGTGCTCAACGAGGAGCGTCATCTGCGCACCTCCGTGCGGCACATCCTGGAGCAGGACTACGCCGGTGAGCTGGAGGTGGTGATCGCCCTCGGTCCGTCCGCCGACCGTACGGACGAGATCGCCGCCGAGCTCGTCCGTGAGACCGCGTCCCACGCACGAGCCAGGGTGCACACGGTGCCCAACCCCACCGGCCGCACCCCCGCCGCCCTGAACGCGGCGATCAAGGCGTCGCGTCACCCGATCGTGGTGCGGGTGGACGGGCACGGCATGCTCTCGCCCGACTACATCAAGACGGCCGTGCGGCTGCTGGACGAGACGGGCGCGCAGAACGTCGGCGGCATCATGCACGCCGAGGGGGAGAACGACTGGGAGCGGGCCGTCGCCGCCGCCATGACCTCGAAGATCGGGGTCGGCAACGCGGCGTTCCACACCGGTGGCGAGGCCGGTCCGGCCGAGACGGTCTACCTGGGCGTCTTCCGGCGGGAGGCGCTGGAGCGGCAGGGCGGGTACAACGAGGAGTTCATCCGCGCCCAGGACTGGGAGCTGAACTTCCGCATCCGCGAGGCGGGCGGGCTGATCTGGTTCTCGCCGGAGCTCAAGGTCTCGTACCGCCCCCGGCCGAGCGTGCGCGCGCTCGCCAAGCAGTACAAGGACTACGGCCGCTGGCGGCACGTCGTCGCCCGCTTCCACAAGGGCTCGATCAACCTCCGCTACCTGGCCCCGCCGACCGCCGTCGTCGCCATCGCGGCCGGCATCGTGGTGGGCGCGGCGGTCACGCCGTGGGCGCTGGTCGTGCCGGGCGGCTACCTGGCGGCGATCGTGGCCGGCTCGGTGCCCGCGGGCAAGGGCCTGTCGCTGAAGGCGCGGGCGCAGATCCCGGTCGCGCTGGCCACCATGCACATGTCGTGGGGATTCGGCTTCCTGACCAGCCCGCGCTCGCTCGCCAAGCGCGTCATCGCCAGCCGCCGCCCGGCGGTGCGGGCGTAGCGGACGCCGCCGTGCGAAGGGCCGCCTCCGGTGAACGGGGGCGGCCCTTCGTCGTCCGGAGCGGTGCCGTCCGCTCCGCCGGTCAGAACCGGTTGATCGGGTTGACCTCCATGCAGGCGGACTTGTCGTCGCCGTTGAGCGGGTCGGCGCTCTCCGGCGCCTTGTTGTCGTTCTCCGGCTTGCCCTTGCCGTTCTTCGGGTCCTCGTCGTCCCCGCCGCTGGGCTTGCTCCCGCCGCTCCCGCCGGACTTCTTCCCGTCCGTCTTCTTGGCGTCGCCCTTACCGTCGCCCTTCGCGTCCGCGGGCTTCGGGTACGTGTCGCCCTCGCGCCAGTCGCCGCCGATCACCAGCGTCACCTGCTCCGCCGACGG is a window from the Streptomyces mobaraensis genome containing:
- a CDS encoding glycosyltransferase family 2 protein, with protein sequence MPEQQPPAVSVIMPVLNEERHLRTSVRHILEQDYAGELEVVIALGPSADRTDEIAAELVRETASHARARVHTVPNPTGRTPAALNAAIKASRHPIVVRVDGHGMLSPDYIKTAVRLLDETGAQNVGGIMHAEGENDWERAVAAAMTSKIGVGNAAFHTGGEAGPAETVYLGVFRREALERQGGYNEEFIRAQDWELNFRIREAGGLIWFSPELKVSYRPRPSVRALAKQYKDYGRWRHVVARFHKGSINLRYLAPPTAVVAIAAGIVVGAAVTPWALVVPGGYLAAIVAGSVPAGKGLSLKARAQIPVALATMHMSWGFGFLTSPRSLAKRVIASRRPAVRA
- a CDS encoding LCP family protein is translated as MSEWPEVRNNDRRYPYGGDGGRPRASQGGPPPQYGQPGRSGAPGGHRDDGYNTGQVYGHGGGPAAPRGGGPGRTSRPNWRKRITIGLLAFLAVVLVVSVSTYFWADSKLRREVDLGKVEERPPGGEGTNYLIVGSDSREGLSDEDKKELHTGSADGKRTDSMMILHTGDNGTTMLSLPRDSYVTIPAFTGQKTGKRFPASTHKLNQAYADGGPELLVRTIEFNTGLRIDHYAEIGFGGFRSLVDSLGGVDMCLDKPIKDRDSGADLKAGCQTLDGKQSLAFVRQRHQEADQDLGRMRNQQKFLNTLAKQAASPSTVLNPFTLYPVIGSGLDTLVVDDDMELWDLTSMFWAMKGVTGGDGKQMTVPIGNANLATRGDGVAVKWDPVKSKQLFEQLKKDEKVTVG
- a CDS encoding helix-turn-helix domain-containing protein, whose protein sequence is MTFEPERLGRSKSDLAESLRQLRKRAGLSGDRLARRCAMSQSKISKIETGRVTPSLVDVQRILRTVDAPAELVREITALARMAHTEWQDTRSSWRRGLEKRQAELAALEADARELRYFLPAMITGLLATPEYIRASLSHCPGDVSKTIAGKIERQHVLYDASKSFVFLLTEQAVAWPLLPKPEMAVQLDRLASLSRLPNITLGVVPYEHVIPRGPLNTFTLYDETLATAETFTGRLVFQDARDVDQYREIFAWFTEHAVFGENARDLLAARVESLLRDL
- a CDS encoding tyrosine-type recombinase/integrase, producing MYASYFYPKIWLTALTKGEVPYCKPHALRHYYGSRLLYAGVPENDVADWMGHSSTDVLRQHYHYIFEGAEQRGRAAIATMLTPGADDPTERAEVA
- a CDS encoding DUF5753 domain-containing protein, with the protein product MTSPLSTADEAHKAVADRLTRMMEDADLSGARLAALCGWDRSKTHRIINRKTIPKPADIRAWCTACGRPEEADALIDTTRTAKTLYVQWTQYLKGGLSKAQRNGIYQETRSFRVYSCGVLPGMLQTEAYARGILRTIRRFRSLPDDVEDAVQARLERSDATLRSNQVSVLIEESALYMPMTDRPQHAEQLEHFLSVIGRPNLAFGIIPHMSHRPVWPLESFYAFDDREVQVETLTAMVRVTNRAEVGAYLSAFTQLGRAAAYGSQAKTLIRRALDATGA
- a CDS encoding DUF6879 family protein; the protein is MSQSLAEFANLLRQCERSAVHLETRDAYAVPGEHPAFDAWLAGERKNWDDRSSWWRDDWHGLIQDVTARGVAVRRARVVGEPVSDYIKWEHYVTYGNVACGEEVRWLPRRQASDLLLPGNDFWLFDGKLVQFNVFDGDGRWMHTDFTEDAAVAARCADMFEAVWERAVPHDKYNV
- a CDS encoding VOC family protein — its product is MPEVRETYAPGTPCWVDLMAPDQRAALDFYRDLFGWQGEPGPPETGGYAVCTLDGRAVAGIGPAMAQEGQPPPPTAWTTYLAVADTDAAVGAVAEHRGRVLMPGMDVLTFGRMAVVADATDAVFGLWQTRDFFGCEVVNEPGAVIWNELNTSDPEAAGTFYRAAFGIEAAPVEQAPGYFALKADGRTVGGMQGLERFPEGTPSHWLTYFAVDGTDTTVDALVRAGGSVLVPPFDMMAGRMSVVSDPQGGIFAVIQGAEPA
- a CDS encoding LCP family protein — translated: MPVPDPVPDSARRPDRGRHGAPRRPRWGLRVATALALVILVAGGAGHAVVHGIDRGIRRVDPFTGLSHRPRTGHGTTILVVGTDGRDTITEGERTRYHLGGEPCHCTDTMLLVHLSEGRDRASVVSLPRDTYTVLPARTDASGALRPAHPQKLNAAYAEGGPALTVSTVEQLTGVHIDHYLEVDFAGFMRTVDLVGGVRVCTEEPLRDDHSGLDLPAGTSTLDGGQALQYVRSRHLDASADLGRMRRQQRFVAALLQRATSGGVLLDPPVFRRVATALLGAVRADRGFDAAELVELGRTLRGLRPAATEFTSVPIAAVDFPVPGIGSTVRWDEGAAAPLFRALRADRPLGAGGGAGPAPTPVESDPEGEGEAEADGKGPGPSAAPAPGVPVASASPASPASPASPASPASPAEASATGAGPAPVEVAPGQIRVQLLNGSGRPELGQDTDAALRAAGFLTTGLPLDAPPPTALRTVIAFDPRWDRSARSLAAALPGAELRAVPGQGALMQVTLGAGFGGVRAVRGPEPLPGQGPVGVRQEVVTGDRVVCGG
- a CDS encoding acyl-CoA thioesterase, which gives rise to MTTQDRAPESGAAGIPGKPTSASRTTLSHIMTASDTNLLGTVHGGVIMKLVDDVAGAVAGRHSGGPAVTASMDEMAFLEPVRVGDLVHVQAQCNWTGRSSMEVGVRVMAERWNESTPAVQVGSAYLVFAAVDEEGKPRPVPPVLPETEKDRRRYQEAQIRRTHRLARRRAIKELRMNRAAEGLED
- a CDS encoding DUF6879 family protein, whose amino-acid sequence is MLSAGEWRALFDAFEKDAWRFEAQPVYTMPGERDSLARFLRGEPKPDDHNAAWHARVQEYRSEGRRIGRVRVVRRPLTDYQRYQFAWGIPGNIAAGEEIRVLDVTDDDHGLRLSGRDWWMFDEATVVHLDYRPDGTQIGRFVYHGDPEPYRRWKRIALAASVPFRQYAEEHG